The Mycolicibacterium flavescens genome has a segment encoding these proteins:
- a CDS encoding NAD-dependent aldehyde dehydrogenase — translation MRSLTYERLFIGGRWEAPATGQRIAVISPHTEERIGQTPEAAAGDVDRAVQAARKAFDEGPWPRMSVDERMEKVEKLATVYAAHTDEMADLITAEMGSPRSFSRLGQATGALAQMHLILATAKEFPWIERRRGLFGDVQIRRAPVGVVGAIVPWNVPQFLIMPKMIPALIAGCAVVVKPAPETPIDALWLAEMLEEVDLPEGVVSVLPGGRDTGEHLVRHPGVDKISFTGSSATGRHIAAVCGEQLKRVSLELGGKSAAIILDDADIDRTVEHLKTASLMNNGQACVAQTRILVSERRHDDVVDALSAMMSGLQVGDPADDATDIGPLVAQRQQQRVQGYIDAGLAEGARMVVGGTDSPRERGWYVQPTLFTDATNGMRIAREEIFGPVLTVLTYADERDAIRIANDSDYGLAGSVWTADVAHGLEIASQIRTGTYGINMYTLDTTMPFGGFKQSGIGREFGAEGLSEYVELQTTISADKMPDLT, via the coding sequence TTGAGATCGCTGACATACGAACGGCTTTTCATCGGCGGCCGATGGGAAGCGCCGGCCACCGGGCAACGTATCGCGGTCATCTCACCGCACACCGAGGAGCGCATCGGCCAGACACCGGAGGCCGCCGCCGGCGATGTCGACCGTGCGGTGCAGGCCGCGCGCAAGGCGTTCGACGAGGGCCCGTGGCCGCGGATGAGCGTCGACGAACGCATGGAGAAGGTCGAGAAGCTCGCGACGGTTTACGCGGCTCACACCGACGAGATGGCCGACCTCATCACCGCGGAAATGGGCTCGCCGCGCAGCTTCAGCCGGTTGGGGCAGGCCACCGGTGCGCTGGCCCAGATGCATCTGATCCTGGCCACCGCGAAGGAGTTCCCGTGGATCGAGCGGCGCCGAGGGTTGTTCGGCGACGTACAGATCCGGCGCGCGCCCGTCGGCGTGGTCGGGGCGATCGTGCCATGGAACGTGCCGCAGTTCCTCATCATGCCGAAGATGATCCCGGCGCTCATCGCAGGCTGCGCGGTCGTGGTAAAACCGGCTCCCGAGACGCCCATCGACGCGCTGTGGTTGGCCGAGATGCTCGAGGAAGTCGACCTTCCCGAAGGCGTCGTCTCAGTCCTTCCCGGCGGACGCGACACCGGTGAGCACCTGGTGCGTCACCCCGGAGTGGACAAGATCTCGTTCACCGGTTCGTCGGCCACCGGACGCCATATCGCCGCCGTATGCGGGGAGCAACTCAAACGCGTCAGCCTCGAGTTGGGCGGCAAGTCGGCGGCGATCATCCTCGACGACGCCGACATCGACCGCACGGTCGAGCATTTGAAGACGGCGAGCCTGATGAACAACGGGCAGGCGTGCGTCGCGCAGACGCGGATCCTGGTGAGCGAACGCCGACACGACGATGTGGTGGACGCGCTGAGCGCGATGATGTCGGGGCTTCAGGTGGGTGATCCCGCCGACGATGCCACCGACATCGGCCCGCTGGTGGCGCAACGTCAACAGCAGAGGGTGCAGGGTTACATCGATGCGGGGCTCGCCGAGGGGGCGCGAATGGTGGTGGGCGGCACCGACTCACCGCGTGAGCGCGGATGGTACGTCCAGCCGACGCTGTTCACCGACGCCACCAACGGGATGCGTATCGCCCGCGAGGAGATCTTCGGGCCGGTGCTGACCGTGCTGACGTACGCCGATGAACGCGACGCGATCCGGATCGCCAACGACAGCGACTACGGGCTGGCAGGCTCGGTCTGGACGGCCGACGTCGCGCACGGGCTGGAGATCGCCTCGCAGATTCGGACCGGCACCTACGGGATCAATATGTACACGCTCGATACGACGATGCCGTTCGGCGGGTTCAAGCAGTCCGGAATCGGTCGCGAGTTCGGCGCGGAGGGACTGTCGGAGTACGTCGAGTTGCAGACGACCATCAGCGCGGACAAGATGCCCGACCTAACGTGA
- a CDS encoding acyl dehydratase produces the protein MAEDGVQWKRVTVPTDLPELVDHIDYQRVVMNPGATWDYFPAHYDPRYAEQQGYPTIFVNTMHIAGFVDRIATDWAGPYSRVVRRKITLLGSIYAGDSMVGRGRVVAKRDSGLVDLQITVSNQRGELCCPAELTLELSR, from the coding sequence ATGGCGGAAGACGGCGTGCAATGGAAGCGGGTCACGGTCCCTACGGACCTGCCGGAACTGGTGGACCACATCGACTACCAGCGCGTCGTGATGAACCCCGGTGCGACATGGGATTACTTTCCGGCACACTACGATCCGCGCTACGCCGAACAGCAGGGGTATCCGACGATCTTCGTCAACACGATGCACATCGCCGGATTCGTCGACCGTATCGCCACCGACTGGGCCGGCCCCTACAGCCGGGTGGTGCGCCGCAAGATCACCCTGCTGGGCTCCATCTACGCCGGCGACTCCATGGTGGGTCGCGGGCGCGTCGTGGCCAAGCGGGACAGCGGCCTGGTCGATCTGCAGATCACCGTGAGCAACCAACGCGGCGAGCTGTGCTGCCCGGCGGAATTGACGCTCGAGCTGTCACGTTAG
- a CDS encoding acyl dehydratase: MTETVRYELAFGTYDDALQMVGTRTEPRYAGTAVSAARIQHFAAMVRDSNPGYWDDDFARRQWGGLLAPPGLLMGWLIPPPWLPNRRPPLAAIAIRVPLPGTTFINAANDAEFPCAIVEGDRLHVIEEVVSVSPPKRTRLGIGHFVQTCDEFRRDDGTLVAVNRNTLFRFTPEAQT; this comes from the coding sequence GTGACCGAGACTGTGCGCTACGAGCTGGCGTTCGGCACATATGACGACGCGTTGCAGATGGTCGGCACGCGCACGGAGCCGCGGTACGCCGGGACCGCAGTGAGCGCGGCCCGCATCCAACACTTCGCGGCCATGGTCCGCGACTCCAATCCGGGCTACTGGGACGACGATTTCGCCCGCCGCCAGTGGGGCGGGTTGCTGGCCCCACCCGGGCTGCTGATGGGGTGGCTGATCCCGCCGCCGTGGCTGCCGAACCGCCGACCGCCGCTCGCCGCGATCGCGATTCGCGTGCCGCTGCCTGGGACGACGTTCATCAACGCCGCCAACGACGCCGAGTTCCCCTGCGCCATCGTGGAAGGGGATCGCTTGCACGTGATCGAGGAGGTCGTGTCGGTCTCGCCTCCAAAGCGCACTCGCCTCGGGATCGGCCACTTCGTGCAGACTTGCGACGAGTTCCGCCGCGACGACGGCACATTGGTCGCCGTCAACCGCAACACCTTGTTCCGGTTCACGCCCGAGGCGCAAACGTGA
- the fadK_5 gene encoding acyl-CoA synthetase, with amino-acid sequence MPTDRTWRVEPAAFGVERFTVASVLDRRADQFGDEVMMSIDGAPITFAQMRDRSRAAAAMLADRGVRRGDTVALFAGTCPEWVYFWLGAARLGAVSAAVNAANKGDFLSHALNVSQARLVVTDEARRARLAEVVDQLDAPAAALLIDDSVAAELSTSHGATCPTVHTDADDVGALFFTSGTTGPSKAVATTWHYLFVAAATVASAWEYGRGDVIWTAMPLFHLSAAPTVLAPMLVGATSVLAGAFHPAEVCEELRACGAAGFAGAGAMVSMLWTLPPDPRDAQLGIRFISAAPISAELYRAIEDRYRCRVVTMYGLTEAFPIAYKAVSDDGVPGTSGQVNSAFEVRIVDGDGRPVAVGVTGEIACRPRTAHVISEGYVSSAPGHRGLRIEPHPEWFRTGDLGFLDNNQNLTFVDRAKDSLRRRGENVSSVELEQVVMQHPAVAEAAAVAVPSDVGEDDILVVVALRPGATVDLPELLDFCAARMPYFCVPRYLEVLDEIPKNVIGRVRKDLLRQRGLSSAVWDREAHGYLLSR; translated from the coding sequence ATGCCCACGGACCGGACGTGGCGCGTGGAGCCCGCGGCTTTCGGCGTCGAACGGTTCACGGTCGCTTCGGTTCTCGACCGCCGTGCCGACCAGTTCGGCGACGAGGTGATGATGTCGATCGACGGCGCGCCCATCACGTTCGCCCAGATGCGCGACCGGTCCCGCGCCGCCGCGGCGATGCTGGCCGATCGCGGCGTGCGCCGCGGTGACACCGTCGCGCTGTTCGCCGGTACCTGTCCGGAGTGGGTGTACTTCTGGCTCGGCGCCGCCCGGTTGGGCGCGGTGAGTGCGGCGGTCAACGCCGCGAACAAGGGTGATTTCCTGTCGCACGCGCTGAACGTGTCGCAGGCCAGGCTGGTGGTGACCGACGAGGCCCGTCGCGCTCGACTCGCCGAGGTGGTCGACCAGCTCGACGCTCCGGCGGCGGCCCTGCTGATCGACGATTCGGTCGCCGCGGAGTTGAGCACATCGCACGGCGCCACCTGCCCGACGGTGCACACCGATGCCGACGACGTAGGAGCGCTGTTCTTCACCTCGGGAACCACCGGTCCGTCGAAGGCGGTGGCGACCACGTGGCACTACCTGTTCGTCGCGGCCGCCACCGTCGCGTCGGCGTGGGAGTACGGCCGGGGCGACGTGATCTGGACGGCGATGCCGCTGTTCCACCTCAGCGCCGCCCCGACGGTGCTGGCGCCGATGCTCGTCGGCGCCACCAGCGTGTTGGCGGGCGCGTTTCACCCCGCCGAGGTGTGCGAAGAGCTGCGGGCCTGTGGCGCAGCGGGGTTCGCCGGGGCGGGTGCGATGGTGTCGATGCTGTGGACTCTGCCGCCCGACCCCCGCGACGCGCAGCTCGGGATCCGCTTCATCTCGGCCGCACCCATTTCGGCTGAGCTGTACCGCGCGATCGAGGACCGCTACCGGTGCCGCGTGGTGACGATGTACGGGCTGACCGAGGCGTTCCCGATCGCGTACAAGGCGGTTTCGGACGACGGGGTCCCGGGTACGTCAGGACAAGTCAACTCGGCCTTCGAGGTACGCATCGTCGACGGGGACGGCCGCCCCGTCGCCGTCGGGGTGACGGGTGAGATCGCGTGCCGGCCGCGGACAGCGCATGTGATAAGCGAGGGGTATGTGTCGTCCGCGCCCGGGCACCGCGGCCTGCGGATCGAACCCCACCCGGAGTGGTTCCGGACGGGCGATCTGGGTTTCCTCGACAACAACCAGAATCTGACGTTCGTCGACCGCGCCAAGGACTCGCTGCGCCGACGCGGGGAGAACGTGTCCTCGGTCGAGCTCGAGCAGGTGGTCATGCAGCACCCGGCGGTCGCCGAAGCCGCCGCGGTCGCCGTCCCGAGCGATGTGGGCGAGGACGACATCCTCGTCGTCGTGGCTCTACGTCCCGGTGCGACGGTCGACCTTCCCGAGCTGCTGGACTTCTGCGCGGCGCGCATGCCGTACTTCTGCGTGCCCCGGTACCTCGAAGTGCTGGACGAGATTCCGAAGAACGTCATCGGGCGGGTGCGAAAGGATCTTCTGCGGCAACGGGGCCTGAGCTCGGCGGTGTGGGACCGAGAAGCCCACGGCTACCTGCTGAGTCGGTGA
- the kshA_3 gene encoding Rieske (2Fe-2S) domain-containing protein, translating into MTDTVDDPTLDPSEREFGPSGISLSTYRFPTGWFIVGFSSDLADGQVKRAHYFGEELVIFRTQSGRVNVLDAYCQHLGANMGVGGTVEGENIVCPWHGWQWTGEGTNALIPYSKIGCKQNVRIKRYPCTEWYGFILVWHERHSRVPYWQPPVLPELETDEYYPLHPHTRMVNRVKVHAQMIIENAADPYHVQYVHKAANPANTASFEVSGYHLHATVNANFGGGRAKTWLTPNGPVDAKIIYDNYSLGLGVVRFPSELVATVQVTGQTPVDEDYTDYFYTQASIREAGDRGDTPTGRAAKFLQLQQEVIKQDFFTWENMKYLEKPNLAPEEARDYAALRRWAHRFYPGTQPSATDFGYTATGEPDPSAAQV; encoded by the coding sequence ATGACGGATACGGTCGACGATCCCACCCTCGACCCGTCGGAGCGCGAGTTCGGGCCCAGCGGAATCAGCCTGTCGACCTACCGGTTCCCGACCGGATGGTTCATCGTCGGGTTCTCCTCGGACCTGGCCGACGGTCAGGTCAAACGCGCCCACTACTTCGGCGAGGAGCTGGTGATCTTCCGGACGCAATCGGGTCGGGTCAATGTGCTCGACGCCTACTGTCAGCACCTGGGTGCGAACATGGGCGTCGGCGGCACCGTCGAGGGCGAGAACATAGTCTGCCCGTGGCACGGCTGGCAGTGGACCGGTGAGGGCACCAACGCGCTGATCCCGTACAGCAAGATCGGCTGCAAACAGAACGTACGGATCAAGCGCTACCCGTGCACCGAGTGGTACGGCTTCATCCTCGTGTGGCACGAACGTCACAGCCGCGTGCCGTACTGGCAGCCACCGGTGTTACCCGAACTCGAGACCGACGAGTACTACCCGCTGCACCCCCACACCCGGATGGTCAACAGGGTCAAGGTGCATGCGCAGATGATCATCGAGAACGCGGCGGACCCCTACCACGTCCAGTACGTGCACAAGGCGGCCAATCCCGCCAACACCGCGTCGTTCGAAGTGTCCGGCTACCACCTGCATGCGACGGTGAACGCGAATTTCGGTGGGGGACGGGCCAAGACGTGGCTCACCCCGAACGGGCCCGTGGACGCGAAGATCATCTACGACAACTATTCGCTGGGCCTCGGCGTCGTGCGCTTCCCGTCGGAGCTGGTCGCCACCGTCCAGGTGACCGGCCAGACGCCGGTCGACGAGGACTACACCGATTACTTCTACACCCAGGCATCCATCCGCGAAGCCGGTGATCGCGGCGACACGCCCACCGGCCGGGCGGCGAAGTTCTTGCAGCTGCAGCAGGAAGTCATCAAACAGGACTTCTTCACCTGGGAGAACATGAAGTACCTGGAGAAACCGAACCTTGCGCCCGAGGAGGCCCGCGACTACGCCGCGCTGCGCCGCTGGGCGCACCGGTTCTATCCCGGTACCCAACCGTCGGCGACCGACTTCGGGTACACGGCGACCGGCGAACCCGACCCGTCCGCGGCGCAGGTTTGA
- a CDS encoding cytochrome P450: MTATTPVDLSDPALWQNGFPDALFTELRRERPIFKHELTDRVAATLKRDFWMTTKVHHMHRIHRDTESFTAAEGPLIQGVGAVGAFPTIINMDPPELLKRRRVMSHAFTPKAIGKLEQDIRTRAAGLIDHLLERGGGDWIADVADALPMSVIGDIVGIPEEDRPEIFETFDLILQANSASSGREAEQQHLELFGKVFTYASELTAAKRLRPTDDIWSSLATAVVTDEDGEQLSIPATELDIFFFVIAFAGSDTTKNALAYGLRAFVDNPDQIERYRADPSVRQSAVEEVLRWSTPVAFWSRVTKVDVEIDGVMIPRGERVVSMLRSANRDEDVFADPFAFDIGRADNPHVAFGGGGPHHCLGAMLARAEIRAVLDELLCRAEDITLGRVDVTYPSLTNNMTIYHSMPISLRGR, translated from the coding sequence ATGACAGCGACCACTCCGGTCGACCTGTCCGATCCGGCGTTGTGGCAGAACGGTTTTCCCGACGCGCTGTTCACAGAGCTGCGGCGCGAGCGACCGATCTTCAAACACGAACTCACCGACCGGGTGGCGGCGACGCTGAAGCGCGATTTTTGGATGACGACCAAGGTGCATCACATGCACCGCATCCACCGCGATACCGAATCGTTCACCGCCGCCGAGGGACCGCTGATCCAAGGTGTGGGTGCGGTGGGGGCATTCCCGACGATCATCAACATGGATCCGCCCGAACTACTCAAGCGGCGCCGGGTGATGTCACACGCGTTCACCCCGAAGGCGATCGGGAAGCTCGAACAGGATATCCGCACGCGGGCCGCCGGCCTGATCGACCACTTGCTGGAGCGTGGCGGCGGAGACTGGATCGCCGATGTCGCCGATGCTCTGCCCATGTCGGTGATCGGCGACATCGTGGGCATACCCGAAGAGGACAGACCGGAGATCTTCGAGACCTTCGACCTGATCCTGCAGGCGAATTCGGCCTCGTCGGGACGGGAGGCCGAACAGCAGCATCTCGAGCTGTTCGGCAAGGTCTTCACCTATGCCTCGGAACTGACCGCCGCGAAGCGCCTGCGACCCACCGACGACATCTGGAGCAGCCTGGCCACGGCCGTGGTGACCGACGAGGACGGCGAGCAACTGTCGATTCCGGCCACCGAGCTCGACATTTTCTTCTTCGTGATCGCGTTCGCGGGCAGCGACACCACGAAGAACGCATTGGCCTACGGGCTCCGGGCGTTCGTCGACAATCCCGACCAGATCGAGCGCTACCGCGCGGACCCATCGGTACGCCAGTCCGCGGTCGAAGAGGTGCTGCGATGGTCCACCCCGGTGGCGTTCTGGAGCAGGGTCACCAAGGTCGATGTCGAGATCGACGGCGTCATGATCCCCCGAGGCGAGCGCGTGGTGTCGATGTTGCGGTCGGCCAACCGCGACGAGGACGTCTTCGCCGATCCGTTCGCATTCGACATCGGTCGTGCGGACAATCCGCATGTGGCTTTCGGCGGCGGCGGACCACACCACTGCCTCGGTGCGATGCTGGCCCGGGCGGAGATTCGCGCTGTGCTCGACGAGTTGTTGTGCAGGGCCGAAGACATCACGCTCGGACGGGTCGACGTCACCTATCCGAGCCTCACCAACAACATGACGATCTACCACTCGATGCCGATCTCGCTGCGGGGACGCTGA
- the frc_10 gene encoding putative acyl-CoA transferase/carnitine dehydratase, with protein MVTKMTADREVCVGDGVSGTVATPLHDVRVLEVSDRIAGAYCGKLLADAGADVVKVEPPEGDPLRRVTVSDSPIHDDADSPLFCYLNAGKRSVTAISSHLLSCADIIVVTADEATARRDGVDPEALLAASPGCIVVSISDFGWTGPWSRRPATEFTLQAASGLTGFRGDPAGPPISIGGDLGEYMGGTWAAYGALALRRRVCDGGAGGHLDMSLLEAITLMQSGEWLHSALLQVPPVRRSVEVPSIEPAKDGYVGISMVTGQQWLDFAAMVDCPELTEIAQLQFQIGRWDYRDWIRERIDPWMRERTVAEIVELGQLFRLPLAPLGNGATIPSMDHLRERGVYIDNPAGFHQPRPPWLMSSARPAPVATSPAVGDGDDETFWEPRDLRTESAPTGRMPLAGVRVVDFTAFWAGPAATHSLAAFGADVIKVESIQRPDGIRYSGGMRKDVDDWWEYGWVFHAMNTNKRSVTLDLQSEEGLRLVRRLIGQANVVVENFSPRVMEQFGLDAAELLALNPRLVVVRMPAFGLTGPWRDRVGFAPTMEQIAGLAWVTGMPEGPPIAPRGACDPLAGAHAAFATLAALEFADRTGEGQLVEVPMIEAVLNVTAVQTIEYEVFGRVMERRGNRGYGAAVQDVYRCAGDDSWIALAARTEDEGAALADVTGGAELETWLGARDAEAAVEELVRAGVPAAVVVSPSLVTENPQLRHRGFFERLHHSRTGENLYPCPPFTPLADSQTWLQRPPPTLGEHNAEVLTTLCGLTASDLERLEAQGVIGSRPKGL; from the coding sequence ATGGTCACTAAGATGACGGCGGACCGGGAGGTATGCGTGGGCGACGGTGTGAGTGGCACGGTAGCCACCCCGCTGCACGATGTGCGGGTCCTCGAGGTCAGCGACCGCATCGCCGGGGCGTACTGCGGCAAGCTTCTTGCCGACGCGGGCGCCGACGTGGTCAAGGTCGAACCACCCGAGGGGGATCCGCTGCGCCGGGTCACGGTCAGCGACAGCCCAATACATGACGACGCCGACTCGCCGCTGTTCTGCTATCTCAACGCTGGAAAGCGCAGCGTCACAGCCATTTCAAGTCATCTGCTGTCGTGCGCCGACATCATCGTGGTGACCGCGGATGAGGCCACGGCCCGACGGGACGGTGTCGACCCCGAAGCGCTGCTGGCGGCCTCGCCCGGATGCATAGTCGTTTCGATCTCGGACTTCGGCTGGACGGGGCCGTGGTCTCGGCGGCCCGCCACCGAATTCACGCTGCAGGCCGCGTCGGGGCTCACCGGATTTCGTGGCGATCCGGCAGGTCCGCCGATCTCGATCGGCGGAGACCTGGGGGAGTACATGGGTGGAACGTGGGCCGCCTACGGTGCGCTGGCTCTGCGGCGGCGCGTTTGTGACGGCGGAGCGGGTGGCCACCTCGACATGTCGCTGCTCGAGGCCATCACGCTGATGCAGAGTGGGGAATGGCTGCATTCGGCGCTCCTACAAGTCCCGCCCGTGCGGCGGTCGGTGGAGGTGCCGTCCATCGAACCCGCCAAGGACGGCTACGTCGGCATCAGCATGGTGACCGGCCAGCAGTGGCTGGACTTCGCCGCGATGGTCGACTGCCCGGAGTTGACGGAGATCGCGCAGTTGCAGTTCCAGATCGGCCGGTGGGACTACCGCGACTGGATCCGCGAACGCATCGACCCGTGGATGAGGGAACGCACGGTCGCCGAGATCGTCGAACTGGGGCAGCTGTTCCGGTTGCCGTTGGCGCCGTTGGGCAACGGCGCGACCATTCCGTCGATGGATCACCTTCGCGAACGTGGGGTCTACATCGACAACCCGGCCGGGTTCCACCAGCCAAGGCCCCCGTGGCTGATGTCGAGCGCGCGTCCCGCACCGGTCGCCACCTCACCCGCGGTCGGGGACGGTGACGATGAAACGTTCTGGGAACCACGGGATCTGCGTACCGAATCGGCGCCGACCGGGCGCATGCCGCTCGCGGGGGTGCGGGTCGTCGACTTCACCGCGTTCTGGGCAGGTCCGGCTGCCACCCATTCGTTGGCTGCGTTCGGCGCGGACGTCATCAAGGTCGAATCCATCCAGCGCCCGGACGGTATCCGCTATTCGGGCGGGATGCGCAAGGACGTCGACGACTGGTGGGAGTACGGCTGGGTCTTCCACGCGATGAACACCAACAAGCGGTCGGTCACCCTCGATCTTCAGTCCGAGGAGGGGCTTCGGTTGGTTCGGCGCCTGATCGGCCAGGCGAACGTCGTGGTGGAGAACTTCTCGCCGCGCGTGATGGAGCAATTCGGCCTCGACGCAGCGGAACTGCTCGCACTCAATCCGCGCCTGGTCGTGGTGCGGATGCCCGCGTTCGGATTGACCGGACCCTGGCGCGACCGCGTCGGTTTCGCTCCGACGATGGAGCAGATCGCCGGCCTTGCCTGGGTCACTGGGATGCCCGAGGGCCCGCCGATCGCCCCGCGCGGAGCCTGTGATCCGCTCGCCGGTGCGCACGCCGCCTTCGCGACGCTCGCTGCACTCGAGTTCGCCGACCGTACCGGTGAGGGGCAGCTCGTCGAGGTGCCGATGATCGAAGCGGTGCTCAACGTAACAGCCGTTCAGACAATCGAATACGAGGTGTTCGGGCGGGTGATGGAACGACGGGGCAACCGGGGGTACGGGGCGGCCGTACAGGATGTCTATAGGTGCGCAGGCGACGACAGCTGGATCGCACTCGCCGCGCGCACCGAAGACGAAGGCGCCGCGCTGGCCGATGTCACCGGAGGTGCGGAGCTCGAGACCTGGCTTGGCGCACGCGACGCCGAAGCCGCCGTGGAGGAGTTGGTACGTGCGGGCGTGCCCGCCGCGGTCGTGGTGTCGCCGTCGCTCGTCACCGAGAACCCTCAACTGCGGCACCGCGGGTTCTTCGAACGCCTTCACCATTCCCGCACCGGGGAAAACCTCTACCCGTGCCCACCGTTCACGCCGCTGGCCGACAGTCAGACCTGGCTGCAGCGCCCACCGCCGACGCTGGGTGAGCACAACGCCGAGGTCCTCACCACACTGTGCGGTCTGACCGCAAGCGACCTGGAGCGGCTCGAGGCCCAGGGTGTCATCGGGTCGCGGCCGAAGGGGTTGTGA
- the pdhR_4 gene encoding transcriptional regulator, whose product MTTLGIGPEARRRLGARRTAEIVADELRRQIIEGELNDGDLLPRQEVLVEQFSVSLVSLREALRILETEGLVSVRRGNRGGAVVHAPAKASAAYMLGLLLQSDYVPLADLGTALQELDPMCAALAARRPDRGKTLIPKLRNLNAAMAEHIDDGARFTEIGGQFHDEIARGCGNHTMIAVVGSLETLWTGHLNWWAEDSAAKGEYPAMNKRRIALTVHTKIADAIEAGDGERARKLAAKHVADTQTYLLAGNPEQRIVALSPQALAQRKR is encoded by the coding sequence ATGACAACACTGGGAATCGGGCCCGAGGCACGTCGCCGCCTCGGGGCGCGCCGCACAGCGGAGATCGTCGCCGACGAGCTGCGCCGCCAGATCATCGAGGGTGAGCTCAACGACGGTGACCTGCTGCCTCGTCAGGAAGTGCTCGTCGAGCAGTTCAGCGTGAGCCTGGTGTCGTTACGAGAAGCCTTGCGAATTCTCGAGACTGAAGGCCTCGTCTCGGTGCGTCGAGGCAACCGTGGCGGAGCGGTCGTGCACGCGCCCGCCAAAGCCAGCGCCGCCTACATGCTGGGCCTGCTGCTGCAGAGTGACTACGTGCCGCTCGCCGACCTCGGCACGGCGCTACAGGAACTCGATCCGATGTGTGCGGCGCTCGCCGCGCGCAGACCCGACCGCGGTAAGACGCTCATCCCCAAACTCAGGAACCTCAATGCGGCGATGGCCGAACACATCGACGACGGAGCGCGATTCACCGAGATCGGCGGGCAGTTCCACGACGAGATCGCCCGCGGTTGCGGTAACCACACGATGATCGCGGTCGTCGGCAGCCTGGAGACACTATGGACCGGGCACCTGAACTGGTGGGCCGAAGACAGCGCCGCCAAAGGCGAGTACCCGGCGATGAACAAGCGCCGCATCGCGTTGACCGTCCACACCAAGATCGCCGACGCGATCGAGGCGGGCGACGGCGAACGCGCACGAAAGCTGGCCGCGAAGCACGTCGCCGACACTCAGACCTACCTGTTGGCAGGAAATCCCGAACAACGGATCGTCGCACTGTCACCGCAGGCGCTCGCGCAGCGGAAGCGTTAG
- the fabG_21 gene encoding short-chain alcohol dehydrogenase — MRTALITGGSGGIGKACGRKLAELGYDVVLTARREAPLRAAAEEMGARYVVADASLPSGFAPAVEAAGTIDLLVHASGILGGTYARKQTFEQWRATISANLDSCFVVTSAALPRMRAGARFVFISSSAAHEPMRARTAYSAAKAGMNAFAGALAQEVDRDGINVHVVTPGPVETEMLQDVPFEMYAIRTADVADAVAWLDTVDPAVDVPEIRLHAITRGPSARPPVVPLEAQRRANT, encoded by the coding sequence GTGCGAACGGCTTTGATCACCGGCGGTAGCGGTGGAATTGGCAAGGCGTGCGGGCGCAAGCTCGCCGAACTCGGTTACGACGTGGTGTTGACGGCACGGCGGGAGGCGCCGCTACGGGCCGCCGCCGAGGAGATGGGCGCGCGCTACGTCGTCGCCGACGCGAGCCTGCCGTCGGGGTTCGCCCCCGCCGTCGAGGCGGCAGGCACCATCGACCTGCTCGTGCACGCCTCGGGGATCCTCGGTGGAACCTACGCCCGCAAACAGACTTTCGAGCAGTGGCGCGCGACGATATCGGCGAACCTGGACTCCTGCTTCGTGGTGACGTCGGCGGCGCTGCCACGGATGCGGGCCGGCGCCCGGTTCGTGTTCATCTCCTCGTCGGCGGCGCATGAGCCGATGCGCGCCCGCACCGCCTACTCGGCGGCGAAGGCGGGTATGAACGCTTTCGCCGGCGCGCTGGCGCAGGAGGTCGACCGCGACGGAATCAATGTGCACGTCGTCACTCCCGGGCCCGTCGAGACCGAGATGCTTCAGGACGTGCCGTTCGAGATGTACGCGATCCGGACAGCGGATGTGGCCGACGCCGTCGCCTGGCTCGACACCGTCGACCCGGCGGTGGACGTGCCGGAGATCAGGTTGCATGCGATCACGCGCGGACCGTCGGCCCGTCCGCCCGTCGTCCCCCTCGAGGCACAACGCCGCGCCAATACGTGA